One Alligator mississippiensis isolate rAllMis1 chromosome 1, rAllMis1, whole genome shotgun sequence genomic window carries:
- the PTCHD1 gene encoding patched domain-containing protein 1 isoform X2 produces MGQKCKLHSAVTRIQVQRPGFNYTFAHICILNNDKTCIVDDIVHVLEELKTARSSNRTNFAITYPITHLKDGREVYNGHQLGGVTVHSKDRVKSAEAIQLTYYLQAINSLNDMVAEKWESIFCNTVELFQKSNRKVKMYPFTSSSLKEDFQKTSRVSERYLITSLVLVVSLAILCCSMQDCVRSKPWLGLLGLLTISLATLTAAGIINLTGGKYNSTFLGIPFIMLGHGLYGTFEMLSSWRKTREDQHVKERTAAVFADSMLSFSLTTAMYLVTFGIGASPFTNIEAARIFCCNSCIAIFFNYLYVLSFYGSSLVFTGYIENNYQHSIFCRKVPKPEVLQEKPAWYRFLLTAKFSEDTTDSEETNTYESHLLVCFLKRYYCDWITNTYVKPFVVLFYLVYISFALMGYLQVNEGSDLSNIVATATRTIEYTTAQQKYFSNYSPVIGFYIYESIEYWNTSVQEDVLEYTKGFVRISWFESYLNYLRKLNISTGLPKKNFTDMLRNSFLKAPQFAHFSEDIIFSKKYNNEVDVVASRMFLVAKTMETKREELYDLLETLRKLSLTSKVKFIVFNPSFVYMDRYASSVGAPLQNSCISALFLLFFSAFLVADSLINVWLTLTVASVEFGVIGFMTLWKVELDCISVLCLIYGINYTIDNCAPLLSTFVLGKDFTRTKWVKNALEIHGVAILQSYLCYIVGLIPLAAVPSNLTRTLFRCLFLIALVTFFHCFAILPVILTFVPPSKKKRKEKKNPENREEIECVEMVDMDSTRVVDQITTV; encoded by the exons ATGGGTCAAAAGTGTAAG TTGCACTCTGCTGTGACCAGGATCCAAGTACAAAGACCTGGTTTCAATTACACATTTGCCCATATATGTATCCTGAATAACGACAAGACTTGCATAGTGGATGACATAGTGCACGTATTGGAGGAACTGAAGACCGCTCGTTCTTCTAATCGAACAAATTTTGCTATCACGTATCCAATCACTCACTTAAAGGATGGCAGGGAAGTGTATAATGGGCACCAGCTTGGTGGAGTTACTGTGCACAGCAAAGATCGGGTGAAGTCTGCAGAAGCCATTCAGCTCACCTACTACTTGCAGGCAATCAACTCCCTGAATGACATGGTAGCAGAAAAGTGGGAATCCATTTTTTGCAACACTGTTGAACTTTTCCAGAAGTCTAACAGGAAAGTCAAAATGTATCCCTTCACTTCTTCTTCACTGAAAGAGGATTTCCAGAAGACTAGCAGGGTGTCAGAACGTTACCTGATCACAAGTCTAGTACTTGTGGTCAGCTTGGCTATACTCTGCTGCTCCATGCAGGATTGTGTCCGTAGCAAACCTTGGCTTGGTCTCCTAGGCTTGTTAACAATAAGCCTAGCCACTCTGACTGCAGCTGGAATCATTAATCTAACTGGTGGGAAATACAATTCCACGTTCCTGGGAATTCCCTTCATCATGTTAG GTCATGGGTTATATGGGACTTTTGAAATGTTATCCTCCTGGAGGAAAACCAGAGAAGACCAACATGTTAAAGAGAGAACTGCAGCTGTGTTTGCAGACTCCATGCTCTCCTTTTCTCTCACCACTGCCATGTACCTGGTCACTTTTGGAATAGGTGCCAGTCCCTTCACTAACATTGAAGCAGCCAGGATTTTCTGCTGCAATTCCTGTATTGCAATTTTCTTCAACTACCTCTATGTACTCTCCTTTTATGGTTCCAGCCTGGTGTTTACTGGCTACATAGAAAACAACTACCAGCATAGTATCTTCTGCAGAAAGGTACCAAAGCCAGAGGTATTGCAAGAGAAGCCTGCGTGGTATAGGTTTCTTCTGACAGCCAAATTCAGTGAGGACACAACAGATTCAGAGGAAACAAACACTTACGAAAGTCATCTATTGGTATGTTTCCTAAAACGCTATTACTGTGACTGGATAACAAACACTTATGTCAAGCCTTTTGTAGTTCTCTTTTACCTTGTTTATATTTCCTTTGCCTTAATGGGCTACCTGCAGGTCAATGAAGGGTCAGACCTTAGTAACATTGTAGCAACTGCAACTCGAACCATTGAGTATACTACTGCCCAGCAAAAGTATTTCAGTAACTACAGCCCAGTCATTGGGTTTTATATCTATGAGTCAATAGAATACTGGAACACAAGTGTTCAAGAAGACGTGCTAGAGTATACCAAGGGGTTTGTGAGAATATCCTGGTTTGAGAGCTACTTAAATTATCTTAGGAAACTCAACATATCTACTGGATTGCCCAAAAAGAATTTTACTGATATGTTGAGGAACTCTTTCCTGAAAGCCCCCCAGTTTGCCCATTTTTCAGAGGATATCATCTTTTCCAAGAAATATAATAATGAAGTCGATGTAGTGGCTTCCAGGATGTTCTTGGTGGCCAAGACGATGGAAACCAAGAGAGAAGAACTTTATGATCTCCTGGAAACCTTGAGGAAGCTCTCTCTCACCTCCAAGGTGAAATTCATCGTTTTCAATCCATCATTTGTGTACATGGATCGTTATGCCTCCTCAGTGGGAGCCCCCTTACAAAACTCCTGCATCAGTGCTTTATTTCTGCTCTTCTTCTCTGCATTCCTGGTGGCAGACTCTCTGATCAATGTCTGGCTCACTCTAACTGTTGCCTCAGTCGAATTTGGAGTTATAGGTTTTATGACCTTGTGGAAAGTGGAACTGGATTGTATTTCTGTGTTGTGCTTAATTTATGGAATTAATTATACAATTGACAACTGTGCTCCACTGTTATCAACTTTTGTCCTGGGCAAAGATTTCACAAGAACTAAATGGGTAAAAAATGCCCTTGAAATTCACGGGGTAGCTATTTTACAGAGCTACCTCTGTTATATTGTTGGTCTGATTCCTCTTGCAGCTGTGCCTTCAAATCTGACCCGTACACTGTTCAGGTGCTTGTTTTTAATAGCATTAGTCACCTTCTTTCACTGCTTTGCCATTTTACCTGTGATACTGACTTTTGTGCCACCAtccaagaaaaaaaggaaagagaagaagaatCCTGAAAATCGTGAGGAAATAGAGTGTGTTGAAATGGTGGATATGGATAGTACCCGAGTGGTTGACCAAATTACAACAGTCTGA
- the PTCHD1 gene encoding patched domain-containing protein 1 isoform X1: protein MLRQVLHRGLRTSFSRLGHFVASHPVFFASAPVLISILLGASFSRYHIEESVESLLAPKHSLAKIERNLVNSLFPVNRSKHRLYSDLQTPGRYGRVIITSFRKANMLDQHHTELILKLHSAVTRIQVQRPGFNYTFAHICILNNDKTCIVDDIVHVLEELKTARSSNRTNFAITYPITHLKDGREVYNGHQLGGVTVHSKDRVKSAEAIQLTYYLQAINSLNDMVAEKWESIFCNTVELFQKSNRKVKMYPFTSSSLKEDFQKTSRVSERYLITSLVLVVSLAILCCSMQDCVRSKPWLGLLGLLTISLATLTAAGIINLTGGKYNSTFLGIPFIMLGHGLYGTFEMLSSWRKTREDQHVKERTAAVFADSMLSFSLTTAMYLVTFGIGASPFTNIEAARIFCCNSCIAIFFNYLYVLSFYGSSLVFTGYIENNYQHSIFCRKVPKPEVLQEKPAWYRFLLTAKFSEDTTDSEETNTYESHLLVCFLKRYYCDWITNTYVKPFVVLFYLVYISFALMGYLQVNEGSDLSNIVATATRTIEYTTAQQKYFSNYSPVIGFYIYESIEYWNTSVQEDVLEYTKGFVRISWFESYLNYLRKLNISTGLPKKNFTDMLRNSFLKAPQFAHFSEDIIFSKKYNNEVDVVASRMFLVAKTMETKREELYDLLETLRKLSLTSKVKFIVFNPSFVYMDRYASSVGAPLQNSCISALFLLFFSAFLVADSLINVWLTLTVASVEFGVIGFMTLWKVELDCISVLCLIYGINYTIDNCAPLLSTFVLGKDFTRTKWVKNALEIHGVAILQSYLCYIVGLIPLAAVPSNLTRTLFRCLFLIALVTFFHCFAILPVILTFVPPSKKKRKEKKNPENREEIECVEMVDMDSTRVVDQITTV, encoded by the exons ATGCTGCGGCAGGTTTTGCACAGGGGGCTGAGGACGTCTTTTTCCCGGCTCGGCCACTTCGTCGCCAGTCACCCGGTGTTCTTCGCCTCCGCCCCCGTGCTCATCTCCATCCTGCTGGGCGCCAGCTTCAGCCGCTACCACATCGAGGAGAGCGTGGAGTCGCTCCTGgcccccaagcacagcctggccaagATCGAGAGGAACCTGGTGAACAGCCTCTTCCCCGTGAACCGCTCCAAGCACCGGCTCTACTCCgacctgcagacccctggccGGTACGGCAGGGTCATCATCACCTCCTTCCGCAAGGCCAACATGCTGGACCAGCATCACACCGAGCTCATCTTGAAG TTGCACTCTGCTGTGACCAGGATCCAAGTACAAAGACCTGGTTTCAATTACACATTTGCCCATATATGTATCCTGAATAACGACAAGACTTGCATAGTGGATGACATAGTGCACGTATTGGAGGAACTGAAGACCGCTCGTTCTTCTAATCGAACAAATTTTGCTATCACGTATCCAATCACTCACTTAAAGGATGGCAGGGAAGTGTATAATGGGCACCAGCTTGGTGGAGTTACTGTGCACAGCAAAGATCGGGTGAAGTCTGCAGAAGCCATTCAGCTCACCTACTACTTGCAGGCAATCAACTCCCTGAATGACATGGTAGCAGAAAAGTGGGAATCCATTTTTTGCAACACTGTTGAACTTTTCCAGAAGTCTAACAGGAAAGTCAAAATGTATCCCTTCACTTCTTCTTCACTGAAAGAGGATTTCCAGAAGACTAGCAGGGTGTCAGAACGTTACCTGATCACAAGTCTAGTACTTGTGGTCAGCTTGGCTATACTCTGCTGCTCCATGCAGGATTGTGTCCGTAGCAAACCTTGGCTTGGTCTCCTAGGCTTGTTAACAATAAGCCTAGCCACTCTGACTGCAGCTGGAATCATTAATCTAACTGGTGGGAAATACAATTCCACGTTCCTGGGAATTCCCTTCATCATGTTAG GTCATGGGTTATATGGGACTTTTGAAATGTTATCCTCCTGGAGGAAAACCAGAGAAGACCAACATGTTAAAGAGAGAACTGCAGCTGTGTTTGCAGACTCCATGCTCTCCTTTTCTCTCACCACTGCCATGTACCTGGTCACTTTTGGAATAGGTGCCAGTCCCTTCACTAACATTGAAGCAGCCAGGATTTTCTGCTGCAATTCCTGTATTGCAATTTTCTTCAACTACCTCTATGTACTCTCCTTTTATGGTTCCAGCCTGGTGTTTACTGGCTACATAGAAAACAACTACCAGCATAGTATCTTCTGCAGAAAGGTACCAAAGCCAGAGGTATTGCAAGAGAAGCCTGCGTGGTATAGGTTTCTTCTGACAGCCAAATTCAGTGAGGACACAACAGATTCAGAGGAAACAAACACTTACGAAAGTCATCTATTGGTATGTTTCCTAAAACGCTATTACTGTGACTGGATAACAAACACTTATGTCAAGCCTTTTGTAGTTCTCTTTTACCTTGTTTATATTTCCTTTGCCTTAATGGGCTACCTGCAGGTCAATGAAGGGTCAGACCTTAGTAACATTGTAGCAACTGCAACTCGAACCATTGAGTATACTACTGCCCAGCAAAAGTATTTCAGTAACTACAGCCCAGTCATTGGGTTTTATATCTATGAGTCAATAGAATACTGGAACACAAGTGTTCAAGAAGACGTGCTAGAGTATACCAAGGGGTTTGTGAGAATATCCTGGTTTGAGAGCTACTTAAATTATCTTAGGAAACTCAACATATCTACTGGATTGCCCAAAAAGAATTTTACTGATATGTTGAGGAACTCTTTCCTGAAAGCCCCCCAGTTTGCCCATTTTTCAGAGGATATCATCTTTTCCAAGAAATATAATAATGAAGTCGATGTAGTGGCTTCCAGGATGTTCTTGGTGGCCAAGACGATGGAAACCAAGAGAGAAGAACTTTATGATCTCCTGGAAACCTTGAGGAAGCTCTCTCTCACCTCCAAGGTGAAATTCATCGTTTTCAATCCATCATTTGTGTACATGGATCGTTATGCCTCCTCAGTGGGAGCCCCCTTACAAAACTCCTGCATCAGTGCTTTATTTCTGCTCTTCTTCTCTGCATTCCTGGTGGCAGACTCTCTGATCAATGTCTGGCTCACTCTAACTGTTGCCTCAGTCGAATTTGGAGTTATAGGTTTTATGACCTTGTGGAAAGTGGAACTGGATTGTATTTCTGTGTTGTGCTTAATTTATGGAATTAATTATACAATTGACAACTGTGCTCCACTGTTATCAACTTTTGTCCTGGGCAAAGATTTCACAAGAACTAAATGGGTAAAAAATGCCCTTGAAATTCACGGGGTAGCTATTTTACAGAGCTACCTCTGTTATATTGTTGGTCTGATTCCTCTTGCAGCTGTGCCTTCAAATCTGACCCGTACACTGTTCAGGTGCTTGTTTTTAATAGCATTAGTCACCTTCTTTCACTGCTTTGCCATTTTACCTGTGATACTGACTTTTGTGCCACCAtccaagaaaaaaaggaaagagaagaagaatCCTGAAAATCGTGAGGAAATAGAGTGTGTTGAAATGGTGGATATGGATAGTACCCGAGTGGTTGACCAAATTACAACAGTCTGA